One Ancylothrix sp. D3o genomic region harbors:
- a CDS encoding glycoside hydrolase family 104 protein gives MEGEPAMINPTGLSIIAISTLGLAIIGQPTPTPAPRQIFLSSHPLSEAIKNGNVQAFLQTIAFAEGTAGPDGYRMMFTGPLFNSFKAHPNVKNCSLYKGRPLCSTAAGRYQFLKTTWDEISRKLKLPDFSPESQDLAAVQLIKQAGGYEDIVAGRFDDAVFKLAPTWASFPTAEGKSYYNQPSKSLPSLRDKFQQAGGSFFLKNNSSK, from the coding sequence ATGGAGGGAGAACCGGCTATGATTAATCCCACCGGCCTATCAATCATCGCCATTTCCACTTTAGGATTAGCTATTATCGGTCAACCTACTCCAACACCGGCACCCAGACAAATTTTTCTTTCCAGTCATCCGCTATCAGAAGCAATTAAAAACGGGAATGTTCAAGCTTTCTTACAAACAATTGCTTTTGCGGAGGGTACTGCCGGCCCAGATGGTTATCGGATGATGTTCACCGGCCCCCTTTTTAATTCATTTAAAGCACATCCTAATGTAAAGAATTGCTCACTGTATAAGGGGAGACCCCTATGCAGTACGGCAGCCGGTAGATACCAATTCCTCAAAACTACTTGGGATGAAATCTCTCGTAAATTAAAGCTACCGGATTTTAGTCCAGAATCCCAAGACTTAGCGGCTGTCCAATTAATTAAACAGGCCGGTGGTTATGAGGATATTGTGGCGGGTCGGTTTGATGATGCTGTGTTTAAACTCGCTCCCACCTGGGCTTCTTTCCCGACTGCTGAAGGGAAAAGCTATTACAACCAACCATCTAAAAGTCTGCCCTCCCTTCGGGACAAATTTCAGCAGGCTGGTGGTAGCTTT
- a CDS encoding DUF2927 domain-containing protein produces the protein MKLISTMALVVLISVWYNEPSTTFFGQNNQPKTSTISPDETFLYFKEVTLKSEFGSSDDGVIKKWMVPIKLEIAGLPTPQDLQTVETVTSELKLLTNLPIEFVKPNTGNIRIRFTPEAEFQKFIPTYQPGNSGFFWLNWDETKQITGAEILISTTGVTQKERSHLIREELTQAFGLPADSDKYPDSIFYQQWTDITEYSSLDKKLIKMLYSPQVKPGMNESQLEKLWRENRL, from the coding sequence ATGAAACTTATTTCTACTATGGCGTTAGTGGTTCTAATAAGTGTTTGGTACAATGAGCCATCAACAACATTTTTTGGACAAAACAACCAACCCAAGACTTCTACCATTTCTCCAGATGAGACTTTCCTTTATTTCAAAGAGGTAACGCTTAAATCTGAGTTTGGCAGTTCAGATGATGGTGTAATCAAGAAATGGATGGTTCCTATAAAGTTAGAGATAGCCGGTCTTCCCACTCCCCAAGATTTACAAACAGTGGAAACTGTCACCAGTGAATTAAAGCTTCTAACTAATTTACCAATAGAATTCGTTAAACCCAACACTGGTAATATACGAATCCGGTTTACTCCAGAAGCAGAGTTTCAGAAATTCATTCCCACTTATCAACCAGGCAATAGCGGATTCTTCTGGCTTAATTGGGATGAAACAAAACAAATCACGGGCGCGGAGATTTTAATTTCTACCACAGGTGTCACCCAAAAAGAACGTTCCCATTTAATCCGAGAAGAATTAACACAGGCATTTGGGTTGCCGGCGGATTCCGACAAATATCCAGACAGCATATTTTATCAACAATGGACAGACATTACTGAGTATTCATCCCTGGATAAAAAGTTAATCAAAATGCTCTACAGCCCACAAGTAAAACCGGGGATGAATGAAAGTCAATTAGAAAAGCTATGGAGGGAGAACCGGCTATGA